A single Roseinatronobacter monicus DNA region contains:
- the aroA gene encoding 3-phosphoshikimate 1-carboxyvinyltransferase: MSGHGPALPMTARKSGPLSGVAEVPGDKSISHRALILGALSVGETRITGLLEGQDVLDTATAMRAFGAEVTQHGPGEWSVHGVGVGGFAEPEQVIDCGNSGTGVRLIMGAMATTDITATFTGDASLNKRPMGRVTDPLALFGAQAHTRRGGRLPLTLIGAADPVPVRYRVPMPSAQVKSAVLLAGLNAPGQTVVIEQEPTRDHTERMLRGFGATVSVAESDEGRVITLTGQPELQGQNVAVPRDPSSAAFPVCAALMVQNSNILVPGVSQNPTRNGIFLTLQDMGADLVLENPREEGGEPVADLRVRYSALKGIEVPPERAASMIDEYPVLAALAATAEGDTVMRGIKELRVKESDRIDAMARGLEACGVRISETEDSLTVHGMGPDGVPGGATVQSHLDHRIAMSFLCLGLAARAPITVDDGGPIATSFPVFEPLMQGLGALITRDNR; this comes from the coding sequence ATGTCCGGCCATGGCCCCGCACTTCCCATGACTGCCCGCAAATCCGGCCCCCTTTCGGGCGTGGCCGAAGTCCCCGGTGATAAATCCATCTCGCATCGCGCGCTGATCCTTGGGGCCTTGTCCGTTGGTGAAACCCGTATAACCGGGCTTCTGGAAGGGCAGGATGTGCTGGACACCGCCACCGCCATGCGCGCGTTTGGCGCAGAGGTCACGCAGCATGGCCCCGGCGAATGGTCGGTGCATGGCGTGGGCGTGGGCGGCTTTGCCGAACCCGAGCAGGTGATTGATTGCGGCAATTCCGGCACCGGCGTGCGCCTGATCATGGGCGCGATGGCAACCACGGATATCACCGCCACTTTCACCGGCGATGCCAGCCTGAACAAGCGCCCCATGGGCCGCGTGACCGACCCGCTGGCGCTGTTCGGAGCGCAGGCACACACGCGTCGCGGCGGCCGCCTGCCCCTGACACTGATCGGCGCGGCAGACCCTGTGCCGGTGCGCTACCGCGTTCCCATGCCCTCGGCGCAGGTCAAATCTGCGGTGTTGCTGGCGGGTCTGAACGCACCGGGCCAGACTGTGGTGATCGAGCAGGAACCAACCCGCGACCATACAGAGCGGATGCTGCGCGGCTTCGGGGCCACGGTCAGCGTCGCGGAAAGTGACGAAGGCCGTGTCATCACCCTGACCGGCCAGCCCGAGTTGCAGGGCCAGAATGTGGCTGTCCCACGCGATCCGTCCTCAGCGGCCTTTCCGGTGTGCGCGGCACTGATGGTGCAGAATTCGAACATTCTGGTGCCCGGAGTCAGCCAAAACCCCACCAGAAATGGCATTTTTCTGACATTGCAGGATATGGGCGCAGATCTTGTGCTTGAAAACCCGCGCGAAGAGGGGGGCGAACCTGTGGCCGATCTGCGCGTGCGTTACTCGGCCCTGAAAGGGATCGAAGTCCCCCCGGAACGCGCCGCCAGCATGATTGACGAATACCCTGTCCTTGCAGCTCTTGCCGCCACCGCCGAAGGCGACACGGTCATGCGCGGCATCAAGGAATTGCGGGTCAAGGAATCGGACCGCATCGATGCAATGGCGCGCGGGCTGGAAGCCTGCGGCGTGCGCATCAGCGAGACGGAGGACAGCCTGACCGTACACGGCATGGGGCCGGATGGCGTGCCGGGCGGTGCCACGGTACAAAGCCATCTCGACCACCGCATCGCCATGAGTTTTTTGTGCCTTGGGCTTGCCGCACGCGCGCCGATCACCGTCGATGATGGTGGCCCGATTGCGACGTCTTTCCCGGTATTCGAGCCGCTGATGCAAGGGCTTGGTGCCCTGATCACGCGCGACAACCGCTAA